The Brassica oleracea var. oleracea cultivar TO1000 chromosome C7, BOL, whole genome shotgun sequence sequence GGTTTATTTGCCCAGCCCTAGGATAAGAGATTCCGCAAATAAACGAGTAGAGAGATCAACATTCGGGCCAACAGCTGCTGAGTTTTCTGAGGGTCTGAGAACCTGATTAAAGTCACCAAGCACGGCCCAAGGTTTACCCATAACACGGTGATCAGTAGCTAGGGATGTGAGCTCAGACCAGAGAAGCCTCCGATCCATATCATCTGTCGAAGTGTAGACGAAACAAATAATCACGGGGGAGGTTGAAGCCGGAAAGAAGACCTCGCAGGAGATCATCTTAAGGGACTTGGATAGGACAAAAAGCTTCACACTAGGAAGCCAAGTAATCCAAATCTTTCCTAAATCCGAGAATGCGTAGTTACTATCAAACAACCAGCCAGGAAGAACCGCATTCATAAACTTTTTCTGTTTTCCAGACTGTACATGAGTTTCGAGTAAACTCCCAAAAAGATAATCCTTATTCCGAATCCAATTCTTAAATCTGCTACGATGCGATAATTTATTAAAACCTCGCACGCTAAGAAATTTATCTTAGTGAGAACTAAGTTGCTATGGCCTTTCCATATACTGAATCATGTCGTGTATTCATGCTGGAAATGCGGTTTCTTACCTGCTAGTCTATGAAGTTAATCATAGTAGAAACTGAGTTATGCTTTTCACCAAATCTTCTCCCATTTCGTTTTCTCCATATTTTGTATAGGAAGGCCTGAAATACATATATGAGAATGAATAGCTCAACCTTACCTTTTTGTTGATGCATAAGTAGTTGAATTATATCATCCCATTCATATGTATATTGTTTTACATTTTAATACTATGTTGTGGTAGAGAAAATTTGAGTATGAAATATACATCGATCGTAAATAGCGTAAGTTTATGCTGACTCCTCTTTCCCTTCGATACGTGCCTGCTACTGCAGCAGGTAGAGAGAATGGCCTGCAGCTCAAAACCATTGAAGACCAACTAATTATCTGACTAAGAAATGATAGAGAAAACTTTGTTTACTCGAATCAGCTGATTAAATTGACTCTTAACATTTTCTTTTATTGTTATATGGGAAATATTAATATCATGATCATAGTCAAATTTTAGGATTCTTTGATGGTCTACAAAAATCAGGATTTAATTTGAATACCCTTTTCCATTTTTAATCTTAAAGTTGAACCCAATCTCCAATTTAGGCAATATAATACATATGCAAGGTAAATTTTTGGGAAAATTGGCAATATAGAACAAAATAACTATAGATTTGTCCCTTTAGTATTAAATCATAAATTTTTGTCCCTATAGAATAAACAATATTGAATACCCTATTTTGTCATTTTCTTTAACATGTAGTTACCATAAAAAAAACTAATTTTATAAAAGGAGTAAAAGTTTTATAAAAAAACACAATTGTATCGTCCTTCCTTCCTCGTCTCTGACTCCTTCTCAATTGAAGAAGATGCGATTTCGTTCGCCGTCGCCACCGTCTTGAGCTGGCCGTCTAAGTCTGTCGGAGAGGTTGAAATCGTCGTCCCATCTCTCCGTCGTCCTCCTTCTTTCATCGTCACATCTCTTCGTCTAACCTCTGTTATCTCCGCCGTCGTCACATCTCTTCGTCCTTCCTTCCTCGTCACTTCTCTTCGTCTTTCCTTTGAAATCGTCGTCACGATTAGATTCACATTGTTCTACTTTTGCTCTTGCTTCATCTCGGTTCCCAAAAATTGAAGGTTAGGGTTTGGAAATCCCCTTTATTATTTTTCTTTATTTTGTTCGTTTTATGGTTTTGCATGTAGTAGATAGAGATTGCTTTGATTGAAAACACAATTCGATTCACATTTACGGTTTTGATTTTTAGTTTGTGTTTGAGTTGATTGTAGTTTGTTGTTGAGTTCGATTCACGTTTTAAAACACAATTCGATTCGATTCACGTTTATAGTTCTCAATTCCTAATAGACTTGAAAAGGCTAATTAGTTTGACATGTAAATAGATCGATTTTACATGTTGTTAATGTGATCAGTTGATTTGGCTCTGTTTCTTTGCCGTGTTTGGACCATGCGTGTAGAGAAAAACACATATGCTAGTTGATTGTGATTGTTAGGTGCTATTTTTGAATGTCTAATAGTTTGATTGTGAGATTGAGTTATATTTACTTTGGAATTGTGTTTGTATGTCCTTAAAGGAATGGCTAGCGAGTTGAAGTTTATGATTTCATGTTTTATAGGAATGGCTTATCAGTTTCCAAAACGCATTCTTGAAGAAGGAGCTGAGACTCAGATTGATAAGATTAACAACACCTGTAGACGTACGATTCTTGAAACGGTGAAGGGTGTTCTCAAGGATGAGTATGAAGAAGTATTGAAAGACCCGGTCTTCGGTCCGATTCTGGCAATCGTAGAAAATAAGCTCATTTACTCCGGGAAGATTATTCACAGCTTCATATGCAAGCAGCTCAAGGTTTCCAAGCTCCACGAGTTGTGGTTTCTGTTCGCAAAGCGGCCTCTCAGGTTTTCTATGCAAGAATTTCATGCCGTGACTGGTTTGAAGTTCAAAGATGAACCGGAGATAGACTTCATTAACTGGAAGGATGATAAGGGGTTCTGGAGCCTCGTGCTGAAGCAAAATAGAAAGATTAACTTATTCAGTGTAAGGGATGAGCTTCTGAAAGAGTGTAAGGAGTGGACTTATGTGGACAGGGTGAGGCTAGTATATCTGTGTATTATACATGGATTCATCATGGCTAAGGATTGGAAAGTGTCTATCCCTCAAGAATACATCCGTTTGGTGATGGATTTTGAGAAGTTGAGGATGTATCCTTGGGGTCTTCGCGCGTATGATGAGCTGCTTGCATCAATATTCAGAGCAAGGGAAGATTTGCATCTGAAGAACAGTTACGTGTTGGATGGATTCTCATATGCGTTTCAGATATGGATTATGGAGGCAGTCCCAGACATTGGTACTATGGTGGGTAAAAAGATTAAAAAAAACATCACCAAAGCGAGATGTAGAAATTGGAAAGGAAGTGGAAAAGTATCCTACCAAGATATCAGTAGCTTAGAGTCACACTTCGATAAGGTAACTATCTTTCTTCTATGAATATTGAATTCTAAAATTTGAACAATTTATGTTTACTGATTTGTTTGTTCTTGGCAGGGAGAGCTGTTTCCCTTTATATCTAATACTGGGAACAATGATGTGGTTGATGATGCTGTGTTCATTAGGGAAGATGAGAAAAAGGATGAAAGAGTTGGTCGTATTGTTGCTCTGATGAATGCCAAACAAGACTGGAACCAATTCGCTTGGGAAGTTGAGGCTTTGCCTCGAAATGTGGAGCTTTCTGATTCAGAAGAAGATGTTGAAGTCGAAGATGTCACAGAGGAACCGTCTGTTATTGCAGAGGAACCGACTGTTGTTGCAGAGGAACCAATTGTTGTTACGAAAAGGGGCAAGCGCAAGCTTATTGATCCAGGTGTCGAGTCTCGAAAGAAACAACTGCTTTGTCAACGGGCGGCTGAGCATAACAGTGGTGTCTCCGGTGATCTGAAGACCTTCATTGAAGGTTTGTTCACCTCTTCTTTCAACTCTTTAAAGGAGCTGGTGCAAAAGGACATTCAAGAGCGTTTTGACAAGGTCCATAATGAGATGGCTAAACTCAAGGAAACGATGTCTCAAGTTACGGGTCCTTCACATACAGAGGGGAAAACCAGAGCATCTGAGATTTTGGGTCCTTCACAATCAGGAGGGAAAGACCAAGACAAATCATCACAGAGTCCGGGTCCTTCAGCAGCAAAGGGAAAAGCCAATGGCAAGGCAGCTGAGAGTTTGCCTCCTCCTGCGGTTCATCGTAGCCCTAGGCCAGTAAGAAAGGTAACAAAAAAATGAATCTTTTGTAATGTTCCATATCGGGTTTGAATCTTTTGTAATGTTTTGTTCTTTGTCTTTTGTTTTGATTGCTATGTAGTTTGACACGGCTGTAATGTGGTTGTATTTTCTTATGTGGCATAACGGTTGACTTGATTGTAATTTTATTTGTATGAAGTGAAAACACCCTTCTATTAATGTTATGCTTGGTTGTATTAACAGGATGTTCAAAATTCTGAAGACGACATGATGGATTTTTTGAAGAATTTGTCACAATCATCAAACATCAAAGTAGAAATGGAGACCCAAGAGTACTTACAAGATGCCATGGGAAACCTTTCTCAATCATCATATGTTAAAGGTTTCGATCCATCACAAAAACTCAATGGCGAAGAACCAGCTGAATGCGTTACTCCACTGACTTCATTTAAGCCTGCGGATTGGAGACCACCTACTCTCAAAGATATCGACTTACATGAGGATCGGGTGAACGATAGCGATTACTCACTAGTGTTTGTCCCTGAGGATTCATGGGCCAAACTGATTAAGTGGTCCTCAACTTCCATGTAAGTTTTATAATGTTTCTTCATGTTTTATAATTCAATCTTTCNNNNNNNNNNNNNNNNNNNNNNNNNNNNNNNNNNNNNNNNNNNNNNNNNNNNNNNNNNNNNNNNNNNNNNNNNNNNNNNNNNNNNNNNNNNNNNNNNNNNNNNNNNNNNNNNNNNNNNNNNNNNNNNNNNNNNNNNNNNNNNNNNNNNNNNNNNNNNNNNNNNNNNNNNNNNNNNNNNNNNNNNNNNNNNNNNNNNNNNNNNNNNNNNNNNNNNNNNNNNNNNNNNNNNNNNNNNNNNNNNNNNNNNNNNNNNNNNNNNNNNNNNNNNNNNNNNNNNNNNNNNNNNNNNNNNNNNNNNNNNNNNNNNNNNNNNNNNNNNNTTGTGACCTTCAATCCCACATCGACTGCATTTCCGAACTGTAGAGCCTTGAGTTCCTTGTGACGAACGGATCTTATCTTCGGCTGTCTCGTATCTGCGTTTCTTTCTCCTACCCGCAGCTCGTCTACTCTCTGGAGGAAGGATTTTCGACTTCTCCACATGAGATGGAACTTTCCATGCATCTTCGGGGACGCTAATAGGATTTATGCTTTCTTCATAAGCCGAGCGCCATGAGGCAGTAGTGTACATGTCATCTGTGAGTGTGTGTGGTCTTATTCCAACACTGAAGCCTGCTTTTATGGCGTGCCTGCATGGGATTTTCATCAGATCAAATTTCCCACAAGAACACGTGCGTCTGACCAAGTCTACCGAGCAGTCGAAAGTGTCACCTTGAACTAAAAACCTATGATCGCTAACTGGAAAGACCTTAAATGTTTTACCCTTCTCAATCCTTCTGTCAATCTTTTTCTCCACAGCAATGGTCAGTGGCTTCGAATGCTTAGAACTTAAAGTTCTACGTTTGAAAAACCATCGAGTCATCATTTCCCTAATGCTGTCCAACAAAGGTATCACTGGAAACTCTCTAGGCGTACGCAAAGCAGCATTTATCGACTCCGCAGGGTTAGTAGTCCTAATATCAAATCTGTAACCTGGAAACTGACAACGAGCCCACTTCCTCACATCGGCATCTATGAGATACTGTCCAATTTCAGGACTAATAGCGAAAATAGCAGTGAACACCTTACGAAAATCAGCTGCTCGATAAGCTTTAGAAGCCTTTGCAACCAAACCAACCACACCTTTCCCGCTGAAATATGTCACAACATTATTCAGCAAGTGGTGAATGCAAATTCCATGATGAGCTTGCGGATAAACTCTCGCAATAGCTTTAGCAATTGAGGAATTCCTATCAGACACAAAAGCTAAACTATGGTCGTCAGCAATGACCACATTAAGTTGTCTCATAAACCAGTTCCACGCGAGGTCATTCTCTGAGTCGACAACTCCAAAGGCAATATGATATAAACTCGAGTTTCCATCTAATACAGTAGTAACTAGTAATACTCCTTTGTATTTGCTCTTTAAAAACGTCCCATCAACCACAATAACTTTTCGAATTGCAGCAAAGAAACCGCGAACACTCTGACCAAACGAGATGAAGAGGAATTTGAATCTCCCTTTTGTATCCCTTTCATAAAACGTGTGTGACCCTGGATTAGCTTCCTTCATCATATGCAAGTATTTAGGAATTTTTTCATAACCTTTCTCTGGAATACCTTTCACTGCGTTGATTGCATATTCACGTGCATCCCACGCCAAAGAATAGGATATCTCAACTCCATGTACCATACGCATATACTGGATTATATCATTCNNNNNNNNNNNNNNNNNNNNNNNNNNNNNNNNNNNNNNNNNNNNNNNNNNNNNNNNNNNNNNNNNNNNNNNNNNNNNNNNNNNNNNNNNNNNNNNNNNNNNNNNNNNNNNNNNNNNNNNNNNNNNNNNNNNNNNNNNNNNNNNNNNNNNNNNNNNNNNNNNNNNNNNNNNNNNNNNNNNNNNNNNNNNNNNNNNNNNNNNNNNNNNNNNNNNNNNNNNNNNNNNNNNNNNNNNNNNNNNNNNNNNNNNNNNNNNNNNNNNNNNNNNNNNNNNNNNNNNNNNNNNNNNNNNNNNNNNNNNNNNNNNNNNNNNNNNNNNNNNNNNNNNNNNNNNNNNNNNNNNNNNNNNNNNNNNNNNNNNNNNNNNNNNNNNNNNNNNNNNNNNNNNNNNNNNNNNNNNNNNNNNNNNNNNNNNNNNNNNNNNNNNNNNNNNNNNNNNNNNNNNNNNNNNNNNNNNNNNNNNNNNNNNNNNNNNNNNNNNNNNNNNNNNNNNNNNNNNNNNNNNNNNNNNNNNNNNNNNNNNNNNNNNNNNNNNNNNNNNNNNNNNNNNNNNNNNNNNNNNNNNNNNNNNNNNNNNNNNNNNNNNNNNNNNNNNNNNNNNNNNNNNNNNNNNNNNNNNNNNNNNNNNNNNNNNNNNNNNNNNNNNNNNNNNNNNNNNNNNNNNNNNNNNNNNNNNNNNNNNNNNNNNNNNNNNNNNNNNNNNNNNNNNNNNNNNNNNNNNNNNNNNNNNNNNNNNNNNNNNNNNNNNNNNNNNNNNNNNNNNNNNNNNNNNNNNNNNNNNNNNNNNNNGAATGAGGATTTTATATTCTTCCCTAGTAGTTGTTAATGTTTTCGGTGTATTGCGCATACTACGACTGGTAGATCACTATGTCTTTGTTAGATTATATATTCTAAATCTCCGTAGATGGTAGATCAGAGTTTCTAACACATTTACCCCATTTTTGAAATTACTATTCAAACATTTTTTGAATCTAAATTTATTTTTCTTCTATGCAGTTGATTATCTACATCAAATATACAATTTTTGCAGATTTTTTTGCATTCTAAAAAAATTGATATGAATTTTTATATACAAAAAGGGTAGTGAATGTCCAAAAATGACAAAAGTTGATTTTGTTCTAAGAGGACAATATCTTAATTTAGTTGTTCTATATTGCCAATTTTCCCTAAATTTTTAGCGTGAATTTTTTTTAAGCATGAATATATTTGAGTGGTTTAAATAAATGATCGAATTTGACCAACTACAAACACTACTATGGTTATTATTTGGAAAAAAATCGAATGGTATAGCTACCTAAATTTGTTTTTATCTAAACAGTGAAATTATCTTTATCTCATACTTTTTCAGTATTCCTTACAAAAAATATTTCAATTTTACAAAAAATATTGTATTCCAAAAATTGAATATGGGATGCAAAGTACCAACTCCATTGTGTTACTATTAGTTTGCCATCTCTTTGGTAAAATTCATAGACTTCTGTATAACTTTTACAATCAATATTTTCAATATTGAATACCCTAGCTGAAGCTGAGTAGCCTGAGTTATGTACGATTTGCTCGAATTATTTAATCAAAATAGTAATAAGCTGCATGTTTTGCATATATGTATATCTTTGCAATATAGTAAGTGAGGACATATTGTAGTCTGATTCTTGGATCTCTTCTTCGACTTAGCTAATCCCTTTTGGACCGATTAGGAAAAAGGATCAGGATTTAATGGTATCAGACCTCCTGATAAGAGGAACCAATGAATGGAATCGGAAAAGAGTGGAGGATACCCTTCCAGCACTAGCCCCTATTATCTTCTTAATTCAGCCTAGTCGACTTAACAGTGAAGACTCCTATGGCTGGCAGAAGACAAAATCTGGATCCTACGAAGTCAAGTCTAGATAATGTGCATTAATGGAATCCAAGATCAATCAACGCACCCGTTACCTATGAGAGCATACTCCAATTGGCAACGACATATATGGAGAAAAGATACATTACCTAAGCTAAAATTATTTTTGTGGAAAATTTGCATAGGGCCGAGCATTACCTT is a genomic window containing:
- the LOC106302881 gene encoding uncharacterized protein LOC106302881 — its product is MAYQFPKRILEEGAETQIDKINNTCRRTILETVKGVLKDEYEEVLKDPVFGPILAIVENKLIYSGKIIHSFICKQLKVSKLHELWFLFAKRPLRFSMQEFHAVTGLKFKDEPEIDFINWKDDKGFWSLVLKQNRKINLFSVRDELLKECKEWTYVDRVRLVYLCIIHGFIMAKDWKVSIPQEYIRLVMDFEKLRMYPWGLRAYDELLASIFRAREDLHLKNSYVLDGFSYAFQIWIMEAVPDIGTMVGKKIKKNITKARCRNWKGSGKVSYQDISSLESHFDKGELFPFISNTGNNDVVDDAVFIREDEKKDERVGRIVALMNAKQDWNQFAWEVEALPRNVELSDSEEDVEVEDVTEEPSVIAEEPTVVAEEPIVVTKRGKRKLIDPGVESRKKQLLCQRAAEHNSGVSGDLKTFIEGLFTSSFNSLKELVQKDIQERFDKVHNEMAKLKETMSQVTGPSHTEGKTRASEILGPSQSGGKDQDKSSQSPGPSAAKGKANGKAAESLPPPAVHRSPRPVRKDVQNSEDDMMDFLKNLSQSSNIKVEMETQEYLQDAMGNLSQSSYVKGFDPSQKLNGEEPAECVTPLTSFKPADWRPPTLKDIDLHEDRVNDSDYSLVFVPEDSWAKLIKWSSTSM
- the LOC106302882 gene encoding uncharacterized protein LOC106302882 translates to MVHGVEISYSLAWDAREYAINAVKGIPEKGYEKIPKYLHMMKEANPGSHTFYERDTKGRFKFLFISFGQSVRGFFAAIRKVIVVDGTFLKSKYKGVLLVTTVLDGNSSLYHIAFGVVDSENDLAWNWFMRQLNVVIADDHSLAFVSDRNSSIAKAIARVYPQAHHGICIHHLLNNVVTYFSGKGVVGLVAKASKAYRAADFRKVFTAIFAISPEIGQYLIDADVRKWARCQFPGYRFDIRTTNPAESINAALRTPREFPVIPLLDSIREMMTRWFFKRRTLSSKHSKPLTIAVEKKIDRRIEKGKTFKVFPVSDHRFLVQGDTFDCSVDLVRRTCSCGKFDLMKIPCRHAIKAGFSVGIRPHTLTDDMYTTASWRSAYEESINPISVPEDAWKVPSHVEKSKILPPESRRAAGRRKKRRYETAEDKIRSSQGTQGSTVRKCSRCGIED